The Rosa rugosa chromosome 1, drRosRugo1.1, whole genome shotgun sequence genomic sequence GAAGATTCATTGGACGTATTGTTTTGCTTGCAGCAGGAACTAAAGTGCTCATATAGATTGGCCAACTGACAAAAGGAGCGATCACTCGATAGATAGCTGTGTAAGAATCTCTTGTTTTGATGACTTGGCATGTAAGTTAGAGTAGTAAAGCGGGTTGTGAACTTGTGACAATGTAGAGAAACGCTTTAGatcttgttcttcatcttcgGTTCATGATTTCGTGTGAGATATGTTGCGATTTCGCAGGGTTTGACTTGAATTGGTGCTAAATTGCACTAAATGAGGAGAAAATAGAGGTAGAACCAATCAAACCTCTATTCTTAACCGTACAAATTAACCAGTAATATCTAATCAGAAATGTTTGCTAGACCAGAACTATAACCGTTTTTTGAACTTTTAAcggttttctttcttcttcttcctatgGAGAATCATGACAAAAAACAAGCGATCAAGCTCAAAAGGAAAGAGCTGGGACTCTCTTGCATGCTCAATACCGAAGTCGGCACTGTTCTTGCCGTGATCCGCCGCCCCAGTGAAACCGTCTTCGGCGCCGCCCCGGACGACAGCATTGACCCTTCTCTTCTCCAATCCCTCAAGTCACTTCGAGCCTTGATCTTCAACCCCCAACAAGAATGGCGCACCATAGACCCTTCCATTTACCTCTCCCCATTCCTCGACGTCATCCAAAGCGACTTCGTCCACGCCGCCGCCACCAGAGTCGCCCTCTCCGCCACCTTGAAGATTCTCAAGCTCGGAGTCTTCGACGAGAAGACCCCCGGAGCCAAGGACGCCATCAACACCGTCGTCAATGCCATCACCACGTGTAGGCTTGAGAAGACTGATCCGGTGTCGGAGGGCGCCGTGATGATGAACATTCTGCAGCTTCTGACCGGAGTTATGAACCACAGGGCTTCAATGTTGTTGTCAGACCAAGCTGTGAGCACCATTGTCAACACTTGCTTTCAAGTGGTTCAACAATCCACGAACCGAGGGGACTTGCTTCAGAGAAATGCTAGGTACACCATGCATGAGTTGATCCACATCATTTTTTCGCGGTTGCCTGAGGTTGAGATGAGTCACGACGATGAGGAGACTGACAATGAAGACGTTGATGATGGTGGTTTGGATTTCGGATATGGAATGAGGTGTGCGGTTGATATATTTCATTTCTTGTGTTCTTTGCTCAATGTGGTTGAGGTTGTGGAGACAGAGGGGTCTACAGTTCAAACTGCTGATGAAGATGTGCAGCTTTTTGCTTTGGTTTTGATCAACACCGCAATCGAGTTGAGTGGAGATGGAATTGGGACGCATTCGAAGCTTTTGAGGATGATGAAAGATGATCTGTTTCACCATTTGGTACACTATGGAACTTGTTCAAGCCCGGTTGTGTTCTCCATGATTTGCAGTACGGTTTTGAACATGTATCACTTTCTTCGCAGGTTAATTTTTTAGGTGTTGACATGCAGATGCTTAAGTTTAATTTTGTTATCACACTATAACTTGAATCATGATAACCTTTTGCTTTATTCTTTGCAGGTACATTCGACTCCAATTAGAATCCTTCTTTGCATTTGTGCTGTTTAGAGTCGCAGGAGCTCCAGGAGCAACAACCCAACTTCAAGAAGTTGCACTGGAAGGAATTATAAACTTCTGCAGGCAACCGACATTCATAGTCGAAGTTTATGTGAACTATGACTGTGATCCCTTTTGCCATAATGTGTTCGAGGAGATTGGGAAGTTGCTTTGCAAGCAGTCATTTCCGGTGGGTGGCCCTTTGTCAAGTTTACAGATACAAGCGTTTGAAGGGTTAGTAGTCATGATCCACAACATTGCTGATAGTATTGATAAAGAAAATGATACAAGCCCTTCAGGGCCATATCCCGTTGAAATTACTGAATATACGCCATTTTGGGAAGATGAGGCCAAAGAGGATTCGGAAACTTGGGTGGAGTTTGTAAGACTCCGAAAAgcacagaagaagaaaatattgaTTGCTGGACACCATTATAATCGAGATGAAAAGAAGGGAATGGAGTACTTAAAACTTACCAAATTAGTCTCTGATCCTCCGGATCCAAAGGCTCTGGCTTTCTTCTTCCGGTACACTCCTGGTCTAGACAAAATGCTGATAGGGGATTATCTTGGTGATCCTGACGAGTTTCATATTGAAGTTCTAAGAGAATATACCGAAACCTTTGGATTTGCAGGCATGAATCTTGACAGTGGTTTACGGACTTTTCTTGAGACTTTCCGTTTACCAGGAGAGTCCCAGAAGATTGAGCGGATTCTCGAAGTATTTTCAGAGAATTTTTATGAACAACAACCTACAGATATTTTTGCAAACAAGGATACGGTGCTCATTCTTTGCTACTCTCTCATTATGCTCAATACTGATCAACACAATCCAcaagtgaagaagaaaatgacaGAAGACGAGTTCATCAGGAACAATAGAGCAATCAATGGAGGAAAGGATCTTCCTAGAGAGTATCTATCTGAGCTTTTCCATTCCATCTCACACAATGCATTCACCACGTTTGGTTTGCAGGTAGAAATGAACCCAAGCAAATGGATCGAGTTGATGAACCGAACAAAAACTGTGCAACCTTACTTTCTATGTGAATTTGATCGCCGTCTAGGAAGAGATATGTTTGCTTGCATTGCTGGTCCATCAGTGGCGGCTCTTTCTGCAGTATTTGAGCATGCTGAAGAAGAGGAATTGCTCCATGAATGCATTGAAGGGATGTTCTCGGTGGCCAGGGTAGCTCAGTATGGACTAGAAGACACTCTTGATGAACTTCTCGCCACATTCTCCAAATTCACTACATTGTTGAATCCTTATGCCTCTGCAGAAGAAACCCTCTTTGCTTTTAGCAAAGATTTGAAGCCAAGAATGGCTACACTTGCTGTTTTCACCATTGCAAACAATTTTGGAGAGTCAATTAGAGGGGGCTGGAGGAACATTGTTGAATGCTTGTTGAAACTCAAGAGGCTAAAGCTGCTTCCACAGTCTGCCATTGAATTTGATGCTGCTTCCACCTCATCGGAGAACTTAAAATCTGAATCCGGTATAATCTTCCCAGCTCATGATCCCAGGTTTGGAGGCCGCCCTACTGGCATGATTAATCGGTTCTCACATTTTATGTCACTAGAGAGTGCAGAAGATGCTGTATCCCTTGGCATTAGTGAATTTGAACAAAATCTCAAGGTTATCAAACAATGCCGAATTGGGAACATCTTCAGCAATACTTCAAACTTTCCTGAAGTTGCTTTGCTCAATCTTGGGCGTTCTTTGATATATGCAGCTGCTGGGAAAGGGCAAAAGTTTAGTAcagcaattgaagaagaagaaactgttGGTTTCTCCTGGGATTTAATAGTTGCAATCACTTTGGCCAACAATCATAGGTTCCAGACATTTTGGCCTCATTTTCATGATTATCTGATTGTGGTTGCTCAGTTTCCCATGTTCTCCCCTATTCCATTTGCCGAAAAGGCCATTGTAGGGCTCTTCAAGATATGTCTCACGATCCTTGAGACTCACCGAGCTGACAAAATCCCCGAGGAACTCATTTTCAAGTCAATAAATCTAATGTGGAAGCTGGAAAAAGAGATTCTAGACACTTGCTGTGACTTCATAACTCAATCACTAAACAGGATTCTGATTGAGTACCCTGCCAATTTGCAGACCCAACTCGGTTGGAAGTCAGTTCTCCACTTATTATCAGTCTCTGGGAGACACCCCGAATGCTATGAACTAGGAGTTGAGACACTTATCTCGTTGATGTCTGATGGAACTCATGTTTCGCGGACAAATTATGCTTACTGCATTGATTGTGCCTTTGGTTTTATTGCCCTTAAGAACAGTCCATTGGAGAAGAACATAAAGATACTGGACCTGTTAGCAGAGTCTGTAAACTTCTTGATCCAGTGGTATAGAAACCACTACTCAGATCCTGGGAACAGCTACAGCAACTCCTCTTTAGAGGATGCAAAAGGTTTTGGCTCTTCCTGCAGCTTTGCCATGAATTTGTTTGTCAAACTAGGAGAGGCATTTAGAAAGTCCAGCTTAGCTCGGCGAGAAGAGATGAGAAACCATGCAATTCTATGTCTTCAAAAGAGTTTCAAACTTGCTGAGGAATTGGACTTCACTCCAATCAATTGCATCAACTGTTTCAACCTTGTTGTTTTCGCAATGGTTGATGATCTACATGAAAAAATGTTGGAGTACTCGCGTAGGGAAAACGCGGAGAAGGAGATGAGAGGCATGGAAGGGACCTTAAAGGTTGCATTGAAGCTCTTGACAGAAGTGTACCTGCAATTCTTGAAACAGATATCACAGAGTCCCGGGTTTCGAACATTTTGGTTAGGAGTGTTGAGAAGAATGGACACTTGTATGAAGGCTGATTTAGGTGGATATGGTGAATCAACAACACTGCAAGTACTAGTCCCGGATTTGTTGAGACAGATGATTACAGTGatgaaggaaaaagagattctAGTGCAAAAGGAAGATGATGACCTTTTGGAGATAACACATATTCAGATACAGTGGATAGCTCCTGCAATCAAGGAGGAGCTTTTTCCAGAAGAAAACTTATGAAGCAGTCTTCATGAGTAACACATCTATAGCTCTAGAAATGAAACTAGGAGATAACTTTGATCTTGTtgctttttcattttcttgtgtTTTAATAAGTTTTACACATACAATTTTGGTTTCCCATTAGAATATCTTGTATCTTATTCTGTAAGGTAAAGCATGACTATGAATTGCAGAGAAACAATTTCATGAATTGGATTTTCGTGGTATGCTGTTCGATTTCTTGCTCCTAGCTCAATATGGAACAGGGCTACTGGCTACATATCAGACTCCAGAAAAAAAGGACTTTTGCCGACTATATATTCACTACCAATAGAAAACAACTTTTACTGAAAACAATTTCAACGGTATAGATCTTCCGAATTTTTATTTTAACTACATCGAAAAACAACCTTTGCCGATGACTTGCTCAACGGTCTTTCTTAAGCCGACAAAATTTAGGCTCTGTTCTAGTCAAATTTCAGATTGAAAGGACTGAGGGGCTGTTAGGAATCGCTCTGAAGCCTATTAACAATATCAATAATTTTGCATATAATAggggaaaagaaaaattaaagatgAATATGTTGCATGTTAATCACCAGCTTCCATCCTTATCGAATTACATGTATCAGAGCAGATAAAACTTGCAACGAATTGTATTGTATGCTCGCAGATTCTTTCTCTTGAATACAGAGCAGATGGTTCCACTCTGAAACAGTTGAAATTATATATGGTTTCACTCGGATGGTCAAATGCCAGTCCTGAGACAAGAAACGAGGAGAATTCGCAATGTATGCTCGCAAATCCTTTCTTCAACACAGAGCAGCTGGTTCCACTCCGAAACAGTTGAAAATTTTCCACGGATGGTTCCACTCAGATGCCAGTCCTGAGACAAGAAATTAGGACAGAAATAGTTCAT encodes the following:
- the LOC133711454 gene encoding ARF guanine-nucleotide exchange factor GNL2, encoding MENHDKKQAIKLKRKELGLSCMLNTEVGTVLAVIRRPSETVFGAAPDDSIDPSLLQSLKSLRALIFNPQQEWRTIDPSIYLSPFLDVIQSDFVHAAATRVALSATLKILKLGVFDEKTPGAKDAINTVVNAITTCRLEKTDPVSEGAVMMNILQLLTGVMNHRASMLLSDQAVSTIVNTCFQVVQQSTNRGDLLQRNARYTMHELIHIIFSRLPEVEMSHDDEETDNEDVDDGGLDFGYGMRCAVDIFHFLCSLLNVVEVVETEGSTVQTADEDVQLFALVLINTAIELSGDGIGTHSKLLRMMKDDLFHHLVHYGTCSSPVVFSMICSTVLNMYHFLRRYIRLQLESFFAFVLFRVAGAPGATTQLQEVALEGIINFCRQPTFIVEVYVNYDCDPFCHNVFEEIGKLLCKQSFPVGGPLSSLQIQAFEGLVVMIHNIADSIDKENDTSPSGPYPVEITEYTPFWEDEAKEDSETWVEFVRLRKAQKKKILIAGHHYNRDEKKGMEYLKLTKLVSDPPDPKALAFFFRYTPGLDKMLIGDYLGDPDEFHIEVLREYTETFGFAGMNLDSGLRTFLETFRLPGESQKIERILEVFSENFYEQQPTDIFANKDTVLILCYSLIMLNTDQHNPQVKKKMTEDEFIRNNRAINGGKDLPREYLSELFHSISHNAFTTFGLQVEMNPSKWIELMNRTKTVQPYFLCEFDRRLGRDMFACIAGPSVAALSAVFEHAEEEELLHECIEGMFSVARVAQYGLEDTLDELLATFSKFTTLLNPYASAEETLFAFSKDLKPRMATLAVFTIANNFGESIRGGWRNIVECLLKLKRLKLLPQSAIEFDAASTSSENLKSESGIIFPAHDPRFGGRPTGMINRFSHFMSLESAEDAVSLGISEFEQNLKVIKQCRIGNIFSNTSNFPEVALLNLGRSLIYAAAGKGQKFSTAIEEEETVGFSWDLIVAITLANNHRFQTFWPHFHDYLIVVAQFPMFSPIPFAEKAIVGLFKICLTILETHRADKIPEELIFKSINLMWKLEKEILDTCCDFITQSLNRILIEYPANLQTQLGWKSVLHLLSVSGRHPECYELGVETLISLMSDGTHVSRTNYAYCIDCAFGFIALKNSPLEKNIKILDLLAESVNFLIQWYRNHYSDPGNSYSNSSLEDAKGFGSSCSFAMNLFVKLGEAFRKSSLARREEMRNHAILCLQKSFKLAEELDFTPINCINCFNLVVFAMVDDLHEKMLEYSRRENAEKEMRGMEGTLKVALKLLTEVYLQFLKQISQSPGFRTFWLGVLRRMDTCMKADLGGYGESTTLQVLVPDLLRQMITVMKEKEILVQKEDDDLLEITHIQIQWIAPAIKEELFPEENL